TCAATTCATCTTCCGCTGAAGTAAAGTTAGATGGTAAATCTTATAAAGATGCCTTCCAAACGATGTCCACTTGGGCTGAAGGGAAAGGTATCGGCCGTAAAAAAGTCCAATTTAAACTAAGAGATTGGCTTTTTGCAAGACAACGTTATTGGGGAGAACCCATCCCTCTGGTTCATTTTGCTGATGGAACACCAAAAGCACTTTCCGATGCAGAACTACCTTTAGTTTTACCAGATCTGGAAGAATTCAAACCTTCTGGAACAGGTGAATCTCCCCTTGCCCTAGCAAAAGATTGGCTTGTGTATACTGATCCTGTAACGGGTGAAGTGGGAAAAAGAGAAACCAATACCATGCCGCAGTGGGCTGGATCTTGTTATTATTACTTACGTTATATCGACCCAAGAAACAATGAAAAACTGATCGATCCAGAATTGGAAAAAGCATGGATGCCTGTGGAAGTGTATGTAGGTGGGGCGGAACATGCAGTATTACACTTGTTATACTCCAGATTTTGGCATAAAATTCTTTTTGATTTAGGCCATGTTTCTTCCCCGGAACCATTTAAAAAATTAGTCCACCAAGGTCTTATTCTCGGAGAAGATAAAGGAAAAATGTCTAAATCGAGAGGCAATGTTGTCAATCCTGATGATGTAGTTTTAGAATACGGTGCAGACACACTTCGTCTCTTTGAAATGTTTATGGGCCCGTTTGAGATGTCCAAACCTTGGAGTAAAAACGGTGTAGATGGAGTGTTTCGATTTTTAAATCGTGTTTGGAGACTTTTCCATTCTGGCGAAAACGAATCTTTCTTTGTTGAAGATATTGAACCAAACGAACAAGAACTCAAAACTCTTCACAGAACGGTTAAAAAAGTAAAAGACGATATTGATCACTTCTCATTCAATACAGCTGTTTCTCAAATGATGATTTTCATCAATGAGTTCACTAGTAATCCAAGAAAACCTAAAAAAGTTTTAGAGACATTTGTTCTGGCTCTTTCTCCCTTTGCCCCTCATTTAGCAGAAGAACTTTGGGAAAAACTTGGATATAAAGAATCTCTTGCTTACCATCCATATCCAAAATGGGATGATAAGTATTTGGTGGATGCCAATATCACAATTGTGATCCAAGTGAATGGTAAAATGCGTGGGGAATTTCTGGCTCCAAGAGACATCGAAGAAAAAGAAGTTTTGGCTCTTGCCAAGGAAGTTGAAAAAGCTAAACCATTTTGGGAAGGGAAAGAAATCAAAAAAGAAATTTATGTGAAGGGCAAACTAGTAAATATTGTTGTGGCGGGTTAAATTTTTGATTCCGTTGGATTTAAATCATTAGACCATTCCA
This genomic stretch from Leptospira meyeri harbors:
- the leuS gene encoding leucine--tRNA ligase; its protein translation is MNYPFQDIEQKWQKHWDDHQTFRTNAHSTKPKYYCLDMFPYPSGAGLHVGHPEGYTATDIISRLKRMEGFEVLHPMGWDAFGLPAERYAMTTGIHPRTTTKNNIDTFRRQIKSLGLSYDWEREISTTHPDYYRWTQWIFLQIYNSYFDRKLNKAIPIAELIKTLESEGSVFFEGKELPKGIQFSAADWKSKSRKEKEDILSHFRLVYEANIPVNWCEALGTVLANEEVEEWTSKGYSVERKPMRQYMMRITSYAERLLNDLSLCEWPTSTLEMQRNWIGKSEGLELSFHVPYLSKDITVYTTRPDTIFGATYLVLAPEHPLVAELTTVEQKSAVEKYQKDCSLKSDLERTELNKDKTGVFTGSYASLPTNASIKIPIYISDYVLISYGTGAIMAVPAHDQRDYDFAVKFQLPIKQVIDGKMEPNLAFDSKDSVCINSSSAEVKLDGKSYKDAFQTMSTWAEGKGIGRKKVQFKLRDWLFARQRYWGEPIPLVHFADGTPKALSDAELPLVLPDLEEFKPSGTGESPLALAKDWLVYTDPVTGEVGKRETNTMPQWAGSCYYYLRYIDPRNNEKLIDPELEKAWMPVEVYVGGAEHAVLHLLYSRFWHKILFDLGHVSSPEPFKKLVHQGLILGEDKGKMSKSRGNVVNPDDVVLEYGADTLRLFEMFMGPFEMSKPWSKNGVDGVFRFLNRVWRLFHSGENESFFVEDIEPNEQELKTLHRTVKKVKDDIDHFSFNTAVSQMMIFINEFTSNPRKPKKVLETFVLALSPFAPHLAEELWEKLGYKESLAYHPYPKWDDKYLVDANITIVIQVNGKMRGEFLAPRDIEEKEVLALAKEVEKAKPFWEGKEIKKEIYVKGKLVNIVVAG